A segment of the Cydia splendana chromosome 16, ilCydSple1.2, whole genome shotgun sequence genome:
TAGGGTTTCATCCAAGGCCAATTAAGCTTTATTACAGTAACAATAAAATCGTCTTCACAAAACAATGGCTTCCAAAATCATAAACGCGGGAATTTTAGTGAACTTTATTTTCcttcttattattattagtgcCGGACTTTATCTGAGCGAGAAGGAGTGTTGCCTCACTGCTCGCTCCCGTGCGCGGCTGTATGACCCTGTCCCGCTTTGCCCGcataatatttttcatcacacttgctcggaaaagatgtatttacacgtagggcttgcgggcgggaaattgaatttttcgccctagggcggaaaaaatcttttccgagcaagtgtgatgaaaaacacttatttacacgtagggcttgcgggcgggaaattgaaattttcgccctagggcggaaaagtgttttatacagaagtttgtttttattaattctcctttttttccttacaagtgtgatgaaaaacattgtgtgtgccacgggcggtaaagaaattccgaactcgtgaacattttaagccctcgcttcgcgtcgggcttaaaattgacactcgttcgtaatttcttatttcccgcccttaatacacaatgtactattttctTGCAGGCAGCGCGCCCCGCCTCCGTTTGTTTCCATTGCACGATTTACAAGCGATTCGTAATGACGGATGACGGATAGATTGGTGGATACATAATAGTTTTTTAcgtagtgtatttttttttaattacttaatcATTCAGTTGGTGAAGTGGTTGAAGGTGGGCTACAGTGTTTTTGTTATTGAGtaattttaaactatttttactAAAGTAAGGGTGATGTTGACTGAATGTTATAAAGTATTATGTAACTTATTCAGAGAGAAAAATTTGGCaaccataataataatatatgttttgTTAGTGTTAGTGAGACTAGATATTAATATTTCAATTAATGATGCCTTTAGCtaataaggaaaaaaaaatacacgctgcaggtttgttttttattttataaatatatataagacATATTCAAGTACgtatataggtataggtaggtaggtacaccaaATAAATGTTCTCTTCGTGTCACTGCGTGGGTGTCGAGAGGTGACGAAATATTCATACGTATTACGTTTCTACAATTGTTATTATTACACTTTACTCCACCTCTACAAacataataagtacttatttataatgtGACGTTTTATAAATTTAGATATAATACGACCGTTACGATATTCTCGGCTTTAGAATGGAAAACGAGCCAGCGATTCTCGGTAATCGCACGAAGTCGTAAACAGCCCCGCTGAGGCCTCGCGCTTCGTTACGATCCGGCCAGCCAATCAGAGCGCAGCTCGGCGCGGTATCACGTCATACCCGACCAACCAGCGAGCGCCCTCATCACGCGACAGCTAAAAATAGCTTATCTGAGTCACTGACATATAAGCAGTGTTCGCTGTTTAACAATGTTTAGAAACAAGTGGAACGTTGAACGAAGAGGACGTGCGGTGCGCAACCAAAAGTTTTAAACTTCGCGCAGTGACTTTAGTGATACCAGAACGTTCAGTGCGTACACATGGTTCGACACTCCGGCCACGGCATGGAGACTACTTTCTATGACGAACAGTTTCCCTTGAGCGGCCCTGTGGAAAATCTGAAACGGAACCTCACCCTGGACCTGGATATGGGAAGGGGTGGAAAGAGAGCGCGAAACGGACCCCCTTTGCTGTCTTCCCCGGACCTTCAACTTTTGAAACTGGGATCACCCGAGCTCGAGAAGCTCATCATCCAGAACGGCATGATCACAACAGCGACACCTACACCCGGCGGGCCGGTGCTCTTCCCCGCCGCCACCGAGGAACAGGAAATGTACGCCCAGCCGTTCGTAGAGGCGTTACATAAACTACACCACACCGAACAGCCGACAGTCGTGTCGCGGCGAGTGTACGCGGACCTCGACCGGCCCGTCGATCGCTACCCGACACCCATGATCAAGGACGAGCCTCAAACCGTGCCAAGCGCTTCCAACTCGCCTCCCCTCTCCCCCATAGACATGGACTCGCAGGAGAGAATCAAACTGGAACGGAAGAGACAGAGGAATCGAGTGGCCGCGTCCAAGTGCAGACGGCGCAAGCTAGAGCGTATCTCTAAGTTGGAGGATAAAGTGAAGCTGCTGAAGGGCGAGAACGCGGAGCTGGCACAGATGGTGGTGAAACTAAAGGATCACGTGCACCGGCTCAAACAGCAGGTGCTGGAGCACGCGAACGGAGGCTGCCTCATCGAGTCGCACTTCTGATCGCCTCAGCGTCAGCTCCTCCACATTCCATGCTAGTCGCGCCCGCTAGGACGCAGCATACAAAGCGATTTGTGATCTTAATTTTACTGTGTAATATATAGTTAAAAATTCTAGTGTAAGGTGTTGAAGTCGCTACATTAACGATAGTTCAGAGATTAGGTTGCCAGTGATGTGTCGAGGCGAAACCTCGAGAACGAGCTCCCGATCTCAGTGGATCTTCATTCGAGGGATGTACTTAGCGTAATCACGCGTCCGAAAGCTTAAACTCGCATTGTAAGTTGCAGAACAAATTGTTTTCCTTGTATCAGTATTGCGGTGCCTCGTTTAGAATAGTGTAGAAAGGAAAATATACCGTGCAACGTCATTCGCTCGCGTCTGACAGAACGAGGTAACGCGACGTTGCCAGTTCTACGGCGAATTTCCCGTTTCAGCGATGTTGC
Coding sequences within it:
- the LOC134797970 gene encoding transcription factor JunD translates to MVRHSGHGMETTFYDEQFPLSGPVENLKRNLTLDLDMGRGGKRARNGPPLLSSPDLQLLKLGSPELEKLIIQNGMITTATPTPGGPVLFPAATEEQEMYAQPFVEALHKLHHTEQPTVVSRRVYADLDRPVDRYPTPMIKDEPQTVPSASNSPPLSPIDMDSQERIKLERKRQRNRVAASKCRRRKLERISKLEDKVKLLKGENAELAQMVVKLKDHVHRLKQQVLEHANGGCLIESHF